Proteins from a genomic interval of Pyramidobacter porci:
- a CDS encoding metal ABC transporter permease: protein MLSELLQMLSYPFVINALIVGCLVSLCASLLGTSLVLKRYSMIGDGLAHVAFAALALAKALDLAPLSLAIPACIVAAFLLLQIKSSSRIRGDSATAVLCSGALAVGVAAVSLSTGMNVDVCNYMFGSILAMSRSDVILSSALSAAVLLLYVLFYNRIFAVTFDETFAQAAGIRTGRYNMIIALLTSVTVVLGMRMMGTLLISSLIVFPSLTAMRICRRFRSTVLLSAAISVGCFFTGMFLSYLYSIPTGSCIVIVNMALFAAAVAGSHFHGFRRPQ, encoded by the coding sequence ATGCTGAGCGAACTTTTGCAGATGTTGTCCTATCCTTTCGTGATCAACGCGCTGATCGTCGGCTGCCTGGTCTCGCTCTGCGCTTCGCTGCTGGGGACCAGCCTGGTTCTGAAGCGCTATTCGATGATCGGCGACGGGCTGGCCCACGTGGCCTTCGCGGCGCTGGCTCTGGCGAAAGCGCTTGACCTCGCGCCGCTGAGCCTGGCGATCCCGGCCTGCATCGTGGCGGCCTTTCTGCTGCTGCAGATCAAGAGCAGCTCGCGCATCCGCGGCGATTCGGCGACGGCCGTGCTGTGCAGCGGCGCGTTGGCGGTCGGGGTGGCGGCGGTCTCGCTTTCGACGGGAATGAACGTGGACGTGTGCAATTACATGTTCGGCAGCATTCTCGCCATGAGCCGTTCCGACGTGATCCTTTCGTCGGCGCTGAGCGCGGCGGTGCTGCTGCTCTACGTTCTGTTTTACAACCGCATCTTCGCCGTCACCTTCGACGAGACGTTCGCGCAGGCGGCGGGGATCCGCACGGGGCGCTACAACATGATCATCGCCCTGCTCACGTCCGTGACGGTCGTTTTGGGAATGCGCATGATGGGAACGCTGCTGATCTCCAGCCTGATCGTTTTCCCGTCGCTGACGGCGATGCGGATCTGCCGCCGTTTCAGGAGCACGGTGCTGCTGTCGGCGGCGATCTCGGTCGGCTGCTTTTTCACGGGCATGTTCCTTTCCTATCTGTATTCGATTCCTACCGGATCGTGCATCGTGATCGTCAACATGGCGCTTTTCGCCGCCGCCGTCGCCGGCTCGCACTTTCACGGGTTCCGGCGGCCGCAGTGA
- a CDS encoding energy transducer TonB — MMKFGGKSALGAFLLALLASALFAAAPLPEEEAEKLEDYLAEIDAQAGMLILEGPDISLYNYPHDIEKDRAAFDARKIDIVVGNRLYMTQINDWFLNFDKYAGKSVEIEGFYMDFDGFTYVGRKGPICPFCTGGYVNFEFKYDRDLSQLQSEKSWVKVRGILREGSVPSVFEKGTMEPFYYIEAITVEKMPKVGKATVRD; from the coding sequence ATGATGAAATTCGGAGGAAAAAGCGCGCTTGGGGCGTTTCTGTTGGCGCTGCTCGCGTCGGCCCTTTTCGCCGCCGCGCCTCTGCCGGAAGAGGAAGCGGAGAAACTGGAAGACTATCTGGCAGAGATCGACGCCCAGGCGGGGATGCTGATCCTCGAGGGACCGGACATCTCGCTTTACAATTATCCGCACGACATCGAGAAGGACCGCGCCGCCTTCGACGCGCGCAAAATCGATATCGTCGTCGGCAACCGCCTCTACATGACCCAGATCAACGACTGGTTCCTGAACTTCGACAAATACGCGGGCAAGTCGGTGGAGATCGAGGGCTTTTACATGGACTTCGACGGCTTCACCTACGTGGGGCGCAAAGGGCCGATCTGCCCGTTCTGCACGGGCGGCTACGTGAACTTCGAGTTCAAGTACGACCGCGACCTGTCGCAGCTCCAGTCCGAAAAGTCGTGGGTCAAAGTTCGCGGCATCCTGCGCGAGGGCAGCGTGCCCTCCGTCTTCGAAAAGGGCACGATGGAGCCTTTTTACTACATCGAGGCCATCACCGTCGAAAAGATGCCCAAAGTCGGCAAAGCGACCGTGCGCGACTGA
- a CDS encoding metal ABC transporter ATP-binding protein, producing the protein MSLLACRNASFAYDGRKVLEDVSFEVAVGGYLCIVGENGAGKSTLMQGLLGLVKPVGGSVEVGAEARAGGIGYLPQQTAVQKDFPASVEEVVLSGQLRRCGLRPFFGRGDRREAEAKLRLVRMQDFRKKCFRDLSGGQQRRVLLARALCATRSLLLLDEPAAGLDPRMQDEMYQILNELNREQGMTIVMITHDVQSALRCARQILHLNGRQLFFGSVEEYSQSAAGRRFIDGGPFRVLSGAAAKEGGAKLC; encoded by the coding sequence ATGAGCCTCCTCGCGTGCCGTAATGCGAGCTTCGCCTACGACGGCAGAAAGGTTCTGGAGGACGTCAGCTTTGAGGTTGCCGTCGGCGGCTACCTCTGCATTGTCGGCGAGAACGGCGCCGGCAAGAGCACGCTGATGCAGGGACTGCTGGGGCTCGTCAAGCCGGTCGGCGGTTCGGTGGAAGTGGGCGCAGAAGCGCGCGCGGGAGGCATCGGATATCTTCCCCAACAGACGGCGGTGCAGAAAGATTTTCCCGCCAGCGTCGAGGAAGTGGTGTTGTCGGGCCAGCTGCGGCGCTGCGGCCTGCGTCCCTTTTTCGGCAGGGGCGACCGTCGGGAAGCCGAGGCGAAGCTGCGGTTGGTGCGGATGCAGGATTTCAGAAAGAAATGTTTCCGCGATCTTTCCGGCGGGCAGCAGCGCCGGGTGCTGCTGGCCCGAGCCCTGTGCGCCACGCGTTCGCTCCTGCTGCTGGACGAACCGGCGGCGGGGCTGGATCCCCGCATGCAGGACGAAATGTACCAGATCCTGAACGAGCTGAACCGCGAGCAGGGCATGACGATCGTCATGATCACTCACGACGTGCAGAGCGCTCTGCGCTGCGCCCGGCAGATCCTTCACCTCAACGGCCGCCAGTTGTTCTTCGGCTCCGTCGAGGAATACTCGCAAAGCGCGGCCGGCCGCCGTTTTATCGACGGCGGCCCGTTCCGCGTCTTGAGCGGTGCGGCTGCGAAAGAGGGCGGGGCGAAGTTATGCTGA
- a CDS encoding SLC13 family permease — protein MSQMAIALIILAATIVLFIWEPVPILVTAIGASIAYAYAGIIPVGDIFKGYNSNTIVLLAGMMIVGSSLFHTGLTDIIGEKMVKITGKSERNIVLATLIVSCALSSVCSNIGVMTAMAPLVTAMCFSAGCGSSRTLMALLFGAQFGGFVTLVGVGSNASAANAMADLALTPFGFFGITPFGLGICVLGTLYFTFVGMKFLPDTGYVPEFAKVEKKPFDKNKAAIACITMGALLVVIALSPKKMPMHVAAVIGSLVIMGTKCMTVREAIAAIDWNCMLLVGSLTAISTGVQKSGAGAAMAELILQILGEHPSTFMITTVLFIAAALLTQVMSNIPTIMLFMPIGVSIAKAINVSPYPICMIITLAGAASYATPFAAPQNMMTVGWTQYRFVDYLKVGLPMLLVTYLVIVAVIPFYLPY, from the coding sequence ATGAGCCAAATGGCAATCGCACTGATCATTCTCGCCGCTACGATCGTTCTGTTCATCTGGGAGCCGGTGCCCATTCTCGTCACCGCCATCGGCGCTTCGATCGCTTACGCCTACGCGGGCATTATTCCCGTCGGCGATATCTTCAAGGGCTACAACAGCAACACCATCGTGCTGCTGGCCGGCATGATGATCGTCGGATCGTCGCTGTTCCACACCGGCCTGACTGACATCATCGGCGAAAAGATGGTGAAGATCACGGGAAAAAGCGAGCGCAACATCGTCCTCGCCACGCTGATCGTCTCCTGCGCCCTCAGTTCGGTGTGCAGCAACATCGGCGTTATGACGGCCATGGCCCCGCTGGTCACGGCCATGTGTTTCTCCGCCGGCTGCGGCTCTTCGCGCACGCTGATGGCGCTGCTTTTCGGCGCTCAATTCGGCGGCTTCGTGACGCTGGTCGGCGTCGGTTCCAACGCTTCCGCGGCCAACGCCATGGCCGACCTCGCTCTGACGCCGTTCGGGTTCTTCGGCATCACGCCCTTTGGCCTCGGCATTTGCGTTCTCGGCACGCTGTACTTCACTTTCGTGGGCATGAAGTTCCTGCCCGACACGGGATATGTTCCCGAGTTCGCCAAGGTCGAGAAGAAGCCCTTCGACAAAAACAAGGCCGCCATTGCCTGCATCACCATGGGGGCCTTGTTGGTGGTCATCGCGCTGAGCCCCAAGAAGATGCCCATGCACGTGGCGGCGGTGATCGGCTCGCTGGTTATCATGGGCACCAAGTGCATGACCGTTCGGGAAGCTATTGCCGCCATCGACTGGAACTGCATGCTGCTGGTCGGTTCGTTGACCGCCATTTCCACAGGAGTGCAGAAAAGCGGCGCCGGCGCCGCCATGGCTGAACTGATCCTGCAGATCCTCGGCGAACATCCCAGCACGTTCATGATCACGACGGTGCTCTTCATCGCCGCCGCACTTCTCACTCAGGTGATGTCCAATATTCCCACGATCATGCTGTTTATGCCCATCGGCGTTTCCATCGCCAAAGCGATCAACGTCAGTCCTTATCCCATCTGCATGATCATCACGCTGGCCGGCGCCGCGTCTTACGCCACGCCTTTCGCCGCCCCGCAGAACATGATGACCGTCGGCTGGACGCAGTACCGGTTCGTGGACTACCTCAAAGTAGGACTGCCGATGCTGCTGGTAACCTATCTGGTCATTGTCGCCGTGATCCCTTTCTATCTGCCCTATTAA
- a CDS encoding Bug family tripartite tricarboxylate transporter substrate binding protein — protein sequence MKMNRRILALLVATAAFLLPACGFAADYPNKPVKIIVPFAAGGAADMTTRLAAKVAEKYLGQPMAVENRPGGGGVTGYAEVAKSRPDGYTLSEVGPSVVIAPLTKKTNFTIDSFTPIVNMVYEPETIACLSERFKTWEELVAFSQANPGGVKISVSGAMASDHLAVLRVLKKSGLKWICVPTNGSSQAITAMLGGHVDLTIVSPSELSEQVRSGQVAYLLTLAPKRLEEYPELPIAAEKGIDVVDGPWRGLVAPKGTPEEVVAAIEAAFLKAFADPEFVEAYGKAGLPASMWMNRADFTALVDQQKVDIAEVIAETGVKTNK from the coding sequence ATGAAAATGAATCGTCGCATTTTGGCTTTACTTGTCGCAACAGCAGCATTTCTGCTCCCCGCGTGCGGTTTCGCCGCCGACTATCCCAACAAGCCCGTCAAGATCATCGTTCCCTTTGCCGCCGGCGGCGCCGCCGACATGACCACCCGTCTGGCGGCGAAGGTCGCCGAAAAATACCTCGGCCAGCCCATGGCGGTCGAAAACCGTCCCGGAGGCGGCGGCGTCACCGGTTACGCCGAAGTCGCCAAATCCCGGCCCGACGGTTATACGCTCAGCGAAGTAGGGCCCAGCGTCGTCATCGCGCCCCTGACCAAGAAGACCAATTTCACGATCGATTCCTTTACGCCCATCGTCAACATGGTGTACGAACCGGAGACGATCGCCTGCCTGAGCGAGCGCTTCAAAACCTGGGAAGAGCTTGTCGCCTTCTCGCAGGCCAACCCCGGCGGCGTCAAGATCAGCGTCTCCGGCGCCATGGCCAGCGACCACCTCGCCGTGCTCCGCGTACTCAAGAAGAGCGGACTGAAGTGGATCTGCGTGCCCACCAACGGCAGTTCCCAGGCTATTACGGCCATGTTGGGCGGCCACGTCGACCTGACGATCGTCTCGCCTTCCGAGCTTTCCGAGCAGGTGCGCAGCGGTCAGGTCGCCTATCTGCTGACGCTGGCTCCCAAGCGTCTCGAGGAGTATCCCGAACTGCCCATCGCCGCCGAAAAGGGCATCGACGTGGTGGACGGCCCCTGGCGCGGTCTTGTCGCTCCCAAGGGAACGCCCGAAGAAGTGGTGGCCGCGATCGAAGCGGCTTTCCTGAAAGCGTTTGCCGATCCTGAATTCGTCGAAGCCTACGGCAAGGCCGGCCTGCCCGCCAGCATGTGGATGAACCGCGCCGACTTCACGGCGCTGGTCGATCAGCAGAAGGTGGATATCGCCGAAGTGATCGCCGAGACCGGCGTGAAGACGAACAAGTAG
- a CDS encoding tripartite tricarboxylate transporter permease — translation MLDWLEALKLALVPSVLLSNFIGTAVGIVIGALPGLTSTMGVALAVPLTYGMAPASGFAMLCGIYCGSVYGGAITAILINTPGTPAGAATTLDGYPMAQKGRAVEALGIAVISSFIGGLFSVVVLSFCAPALAKVALSFGPAEYFAVMVFGITIISSISGKSMSRGLFAGLLGMFLGTFGTDPLTGYPRFADGIPGLYGGIEIVPCLIGLFSFPQAIDMVVKKVKESSMNALTGKVPPLREFAKRWGNLLRSSVIGTFVGILPGAGTSIATFISYNEAMRFSKHKEEFGTGCMDGVVATETSNNAVVGGSLVPLLTLGIPGNAVSAIFLGALTIQGLKPGPFLFQEQAPLIYSLFLSLGIAHFFFLAIGLGGVRIFPRILKISPTVLSGGILILGTVGAYALRNEPFDIWVVLAFGLLGYFLKTIKTPTAPVVLGFILGPMIEANFEQAMLIGDGKWSFFFGKPISCVFLILAAVSFTTPFIFRWRKIRSVSALVEEESRTEEEEL, via the coding sequence ATGTTAGATTGGCTCGAAGCTTTGAAACTCGCCCTGGTCCCCAGCGTGCTGCTCTCGAACTTTATCGGCACGGCGGTCGGCATCGTGATCGGCGCGCTGCCCGGCCTGACCTCGACGATGGGCGTGGCGCTGGCGGTGCCTCTCACTTACGGCATGGCGCCCGCCTCGGGATTCGCCATGCTCTGCGGCATTTACTGCGGCTCCGTCTACGGCGGCGCCATCACGGCCATCCTCATCAACACGCCGGGCACGCCCGCCGGAGCGGCGACGACGCTGGACGGCTATCCGATGGCGCAGAAGGGGCGCGCCGTGGAGGCTCTTGGCATCGCGGTGATCAGTTCGTTCATCGGCGGTCTGTTCAGCGTCGTGGTGCTGAGCTTCTGCGCGCCGGCGCTGGCCAAGGTGGCGCTGTCCTTCGGTCCGGCCGAGTACTTCGCGGTGATGGTTTTCGGCATCACGATCATCTCCAGCATCTCGGGCAAGTCCATGTCGCGCGGGCTTTTCGCCGGGCTGCTGGGGATGTTCCTCGGCACCTTCGGCACTGATCCGCTGACGGGCTATCCGCGTTTCGCCGACGGCATTCCCGGCCTGTACGGCGGCATCGAGATCGTACCCTGCCTGATCGGTCTGTTCTCGTTCCCGCAGGCGATCGACATGGTGGTCAAAAAGGTCAAAGAGTCGAGCATGAACGCACTGACGGGCAAGGTGCCGCCGCTGCGCGAGTTTGCCAAACGCTGGGGAAATCTGCTGCGTTCGTCGGTGATCGGCACGTTCGTCGGCATCCTTCCCGGCGCCGGGACGAGCATCGCCACGTTCATCTCCTACAACGAAGCGATGCGCTTTTCCAAGCATAAGGAGGAGTTCGGCACGGGCTGCATGGACGGCGTCGTCGCCACGGAAACTTCGAACAACGCCGTCGTCGGCGGTTCGCTGGTGCCGCTGCTGACGCTGGGAATCCCCGGCAACGCGGTGTCGGCCATCTTTCTGGGCGCTCTGACGATCCAGGGGCTGAAGCCCGGACCGTTCCTGTTCCAAGAACAGGCGCCGCTGATTTACAGCTTGTTCCTCAGCCTCGGCATCGCCCACTTTTTCTTCCTCGCCATCGGCCTCGGCGGCGTGAGAATTTTTCCCAGGATCCTGAAGATTTCGCCCACGGTGCTCTCCGGCGGCATCCTCATTCTCGGCACGGTGGGAGCGTACGCGCTGCGCAACGAGCCTTTCGACATCTGGGTCGTGCTGGCGTTCGGCCTGCTGGGGTATTTCCTGAAAACGATCAAGACGCCTACGGCACCAGTCGTGCTGGGCTTCATCCTCGGACCGATGATCGAAGCCAACTTCGAACAAGCCATGCTGATCGGCGACGGCAAATGGTCGTTCTTTTTCGGCAAGCCGATTTCCTGCGTTTTTCTGATCCTCGCCGCCGTTTCCTTCACGACGCCCTTTATCTTCCGCTGGCGCAAAATCCGTAGTGTCTCCGCCCTGGTCGAAGAAGAGAGCCGTACCGAGGAAGAGGAACTGTAA
- a CDS encoding aminotransferase-like domain-containing protein: MNGEVTIMPYNSFDDYPMSWRPKLDRSERALYLTLARTLEDDIASGALKPGTRLPPQRELADFLDVNVSTVAKAFKLCELKGLLSATVGSGTFVAYSALTDKRFLERAEGTHVIDMGSVQPEDSANAALLDMARSLFRSDEAAALFSFHAQGEDEWQKDAAVTFMRLCGHEAHREQILFANGAQNAISAVFASLFRRGEKIAVDDHTYPGVKSAAAMFGVKLVPVRSGEQGMEPADLERLCRSEKIHGVYLISACHNPTTATLPEDRRREIAAVLRAYGALLIEDGTNQLMQRGVPSVSSFAPERSIYIATMSKVIAPGLRAACAAVPDACKEAVAGALYSLNVGVVPMMAELAARVIASGQFERIVAAHRRHTGERSRLVRAFLPDEICRGGDADIFRWLTLPERFTSVQFEQAALARGVRVAAAERFAVGKTLPARAVRVAFCTPPRDQLEKGLSVLAELIAD; this comes from the coding sequence TTGAACGGCGAGGTGACGATCATGCCCTACAATTCCTTCGACGACTATCCGATGAGCTGGCGGCCGAAGCTGGACCGCAGCGAACGTGCGCTCTATCTGACGCTGGCGCGCACGCTCGAGGACGATATCGCCTCCGGCGCCCTCAAGCCCGGCACGCGTCTGCCGCCGCAGCGCGAGCTGGCCGACTTTCTCGACGTCAACGTCAGCACCGTGGCCAAGGCGTTCAAGCTCTGCGAGCTCAAGGGGCTGCTCTCCGCCACCGTCGGCAGCGGCACGTTCGTGGCGTACAGCGCGCTCACCGACAAACGGTTTCTCGAGCGTGCCGAAGGAACGCACGTCATCGACATGGGCAGCGTCCAGCCGGAGGACTCGGCCAACGCCGCGCTGCTGGACATGGCCCGCTCGCTCTTCCGCAGCGACGAGGCCGCTGCGCTGTTCAGCTTCCACGCCCAGGGCGAGGACGAGTGGCAGAAGGACGCCGCCGTCACGTTCATGCGCCTGTGCGGACACGAGGCGCACCGCGAACAGATCCTGTTCGCCAACGGCGCCCAGAACGCGATCTCGGCCGTCTTCGCCTCACTGTTCCGCCGCGGCGAAAAGATCGCCGTGGACGACCACACGTATCCCGGCGTCAAGTCGGCCGCCGCCATGTTCGGCGTCAAACTCGTCCCTGTCAGAAGCGGCGAACAGGGCATGGAACCGGCTGACCTCGAACGTCTCTGCCGCAGCGAAAAGATCCACGGAGTCTATCTGATCTCCGCCTGCCACAACCCCACCACCGCCACGCTGCCGGAAGACCGCCGCCGCGAGATCGCCGCCGTTTTGCGCGCCTACGGCGCGCTGCTGATCGAGGACGGTACCAACCAGCTCATGCAGCGCGGCGTGCCCTCCGTGTCGAGCTTCGCGCCGGAACGCAGTATCTACATCGCCACGATGTCGAAAGTGATCGCGCCGGGCTTGCGCGCCGCCTGCGCGGCCGTGCCCGACGCCTGTAAAGAAGCCGTCGCCGGTGCGCTGTACAGCCTGAACGTCGGCGTCGTGCCGATGATGGCCGAACTGGCGGCCCGCGTCATCGCCTCCGGCCAGTTCGAGCGTATCGTCGCCGCGCACCGGCGGCACACCGGCGAGCGCAGCCGCCTCGTACGCGCGTTCCTCCCCGACGAAATATGCCGCGGCGGCGATGCCGACATTTTCCGCTGGCTGACGCTGCCCGAACGGTTCACGAGCGTCCAGTTCGAACAGGCGGCTCTGGCGCGGGGCGTCCGCGTTGCCGCCGCCGAACGCTTCGCCGTCGGCAAAACATTGCCTGCCCGTGCCGTGCGCGTCGCCTTCTGCACGCCGCCGCGCGACCAACTCGAAAAAGGGCTGAGCGTCCTCGCCGAACTGATCGCCGATTGA
- a CDS encoding DUF6282 family protein has protein sequence MRDCLRGAYEMHVHTSPDVTARKCGDLELARRFRGAGLAGALIKCHYADTAARAALLNEQFAQLHFAGGVTLNNSVGGLNPEAVAASGKMGGRIVWFPTMDSRSYQEFRKQNGTSGVDSSGCIDVLDGRGNLIPEALAVLETAKRYKMLVGTGHVSAAEGLALVRAGAKVGCQVILTHADNPADVYTTDQQREAAALGAIVEHCYFTTYYKRTPIETIAAQIWAVGVERVILSTDFGQPQSPYSDEGLSQYADLLAAQGFSNAELGMMFRDTPARLLGFER, from the coding sequence ATGAGAGACTGTCTTCGCGGCGCTTACGAGATGCACGTCCACACTTCGCCCGACGTCACGGCGCGCAAATGCGGCGACCTCGAACTGGCGCGGCGCTTTCGCGGCGCCGGGCTGGCGGGGGCTCTGATCAAATGCCACTACGCCGACACGGCGGCTCGCGCAGCGTTGCTGAACGAGCAATTCGCACAACTGCATTTCGCCGGCGGCGTGACGCTGAACAACTCAGTCGGCGGGCTCAATCCCGAAGCAGTCGCCGCCAGCGGCAAGATGGGCGGCCGAATTGTCTGGTTCCCGACGATGGACTCACGCAGCTATCAGGAATTCCGCAAGCAAAACGGAACGTCCGGCGTGGATTCGAGCGGGTGCATTGACGTCCTTGACGGTCGGGGAAACTTGATTCCCGAAGCGCTCGCGGTGCTGGAAACGGCCAAGCGATATAAAATGCTGGTCGGCACGGGGCATGTCAGCGCCGCGGAAGGACTGGCGCTGGTACGTGCCGGCGCAAAGGTGGGCTGTCAGGTGATCCTGACGCACGCCGACAATCCTGCCGACGTTTACACGACGGACCAGCAGCGCGAGGCCGCGGCGTTGGGGGCGATCGTCGAACACTGCTACTTCACGACCTATTACAAACGCACGCCCATCGAAACGATCGCCGCGCAGATCTGGGCCGTCGGCGTGGAACGGGTGATCCTTTCCACCGATTTCGGACAACCGCAATCGCCCTATTCCGACGAGGGACTTTCACAATATGCGGATCTGCTCGCGGCGCAGGGCTTCAGCAACGCCGAACTGGGCATGATGTTCCGCGACACGCCGGCTCGTCTGCTCGGCTTTGAGCGCTGA
- a CDS encoding tripartite tricarboxylate transporter TctB family protein, whose product MFLVKTLSLEVVFVVFFLWRSLYEPVEVRAYPQALLILMGLCALTSLYYAWKIRNTSQGSADEIRFNKYFSIGSFFCYLLSFHALGFIAATFLFYSIWMAVIDRRLRIGHVLIAAVFAGLLYYVFHNVLGVLLPAGLLANVLPD is encoded by the coding sequence GTGTTTCTTGTCAAAACTCTTTCCCTCGAGGTCGTCTTCGTCGTGTTCTTCCTGTGGCGTTCTTTGTACGAACCCGTCGAGGTGCGCGCTTACCCTCAGGCGCTGCTGATCCTGATGGGGCTGTGCGCCTTGACCTCGCTGTATTACGCCTGGAAGATCCGTAACACGTCGCAGGGCTCCGCCGACGAGATCCGTTTCAACAAGTACTTTTCCATCGGTTCGTTCTTCTGCTATCTGTTGTCGTTCCACGCTCTCGGCTTCATCGCGGCGACGTTTCTTTTCTATAGCATCTGGATGGCGGTGATCGACCGCAGACTGAGGATCGGCCACGTCCTCATCGCGGCGGTCTTTGCCGGATTGCTGTACTACGTGTTCCACAACGTTCTCGGGGTCCTGCTGCCGGCCGGACTGCTGGCAAACGTTCTGCCCGATTAG
- a CDS encoding metal ABC transporter substrate-binding protein produces MKKKIFALCAAMIFAGGAAFAAPAANAEKLSVICSNFAEYDFVRQITGDAANVKMLLRPGMESHSFDPTVKDILDLQNCGLFVYVGGDSDAWVDKVLASFDKDKGPHVVKLMDLVETVPEEIVEGMQHDHDHDHDGDNDHEHAHHDHGPDCDHGNDHDAGEEAHHHHDGEEPELDEHVWTAPENAIQIVKKLSEVIAGLDPENKARYASRAAAYLEQLRRLDKDFRELIDGSKRREIIVGDRFPFLYFCREFGLKYYAAFPGCSTETEPNPETVAFLIDKVKRDGIPVVFHIELSNGQMARAIADATGAQVRLLNAVHNVSAEDFEKGITYLDLMRHNLNVLKEALN; encoded by the coding sequence ATGAAGAAAAAAATTTTCGCTCTGTGCGCCGCGATGATCTTCGCCGGCGGCGCCGCTTTTGCCGCTCCGGCGGCGAACGCTGAAAAACTCAGCGTCATTTGTTCCAACTTCGCCGAGTACGATTTTGTCCGCCAGATCACGGGCGACGCGGCCAACGTGAAGATGCTGCTGCGCCCGGGCATGGAAAGCCACAGCTTCGACCCGACGGTAAAAGACATTCTCGACCTGCAGAACTGCGGGCTGTTCGTTTACGTCGGCGGCGACTCCGACGCCTGGGTCGACAAGGTGCTCGCCTCTTTCGACAAGGACAAAGGCCCCCATGTCGTGAAGCTGATGGACTTGGTGGAGACTGTGCCTGAAGAGATCGTCGAGGGCATGCAGCACGACCACGATCACGACCACGATGGCGACAATGATCACGAGCATGCTCATCATGACCACGGTCCCGACTGTGACCATGGGAACGATCATGACGCCGGGGAAGAGGCCCATCATCACCACGACGGCGAGGAGCCGGAGCTGGACGAGCACGTGTGGACGGCGCCCGAAAACGCGATCCAGATCGTGAAGAAACTCAGCGAAGTGATTGCTGGGCTGGATCCCGAGAACAAGGCCCGGTACGCCAGCCGCGCCGCCGCGTATCTTGAGCAGCTGCGCCGTCTGGACAAAGACTTCCGCGAGCTGATCGACGGCTCGAAGCGCCGCGAGATCATCGTCGGCGACCGATTCCCCTTCCTGTATTTCTGCCGCGAATTCGGCCTGAAGTACTACGCCGCGTTCCCCGGCTGCTCGACCGAGACGGAGCCGAATCCCGAGACGGTCGCTTTCCTGATCGACAAGGTGAAGCGGGACGGGATCCCCGTCGTGTTCCACATCGAGCTGTCGAACGGCCAGATGGCCCGCGCCATCGCCGACGCCACGGGGGCCCAGGTACGGCTGCTGAACGCGGTGCACAACGTCAGCGCCGAGGATTTCGAAAAGGGAATCACCTACCTTGATCTGATGCGCCACAATCTGAACGTCCTCAAAGAGGCGCTGAACTAA
- a CDS encoding RraA family protein gives MSVGFRVYTKRNLPPQELVEAFRHIPASNIADTMNRLCAIHSDIRLMTKPGDGNMVGVALTVKGRPGDNLMLHKALNMIEPGDVVVVSNEGDRSQSLMGEVMAAYAKSRGVAGFVFDGPMRDIDSLYDGGVPFYATGTTPGGPFKEGPGEINVPIACGGIMVNPGDIIVGDPDGVIVIPRQDAERVLEAARKFMEQDQNKLKAAQEGHAKRDWVDEKLEEKGCEIIDDVYPA, from the coding sequence ATGTCCGTAGGATTTCGCGTGTACACCAAAAGGAACCTGCCGCCCCAAGAGCTCGTCGAGGCGTTTCGTCACATCCCCGCCTCCAACATCGCCGATACGATGAACCGCCTCTGCGCCATCCACTCCGACATTCGTCTGATGACAAAACCCGGCGACGGCAACATGGTCGGCGTGGCGCTGACCGTCAAGGGCCGCCCCGGCGACAATCTGATGCTGCACAAGGCGCTGAACATGATCGAACCCGGCGACGTGGTCGTCGTTTCCAACGAGGGCGACCGCAGCCAGTCCCTGATGGGCGAGGTCATGGCCGCCTACGCCAAATCGCGCGGCGTGGCCGGTTTCGTCTTCGACGGGCCGATGCGCGACATCGACAGCCTTTATGACGGCGGCGTGCCGTTCTACGCGACGGGCACCACGCCCGGCGGGCCCTTCAAGGAGGGCCCCGGCGAGATCAACGTTCCCATCGCCTGCGGCGGCATCATGGTCAACCCCGGTGACATCATCGTCGGCGATCCCGACGGCGTGATCGTCATTCCCCGTCAGGATGCCGAAAGGGTGCTGGAAGCGGCGCGAAAGTTCATGGAACAGGATCAAAACAAGCTGAAAGCGGCTCAGGAGGGACACGCCAAGCGCGACTGGGTCGACGAGAAGCTGGAAGAAAAGGGCTGCGAGATCATCGACGACGTGTATCCCGCGTAA